In the genome of Hymenobacter cellulosivorans, one region contains:
- a CDS encoding cupin domain-containing protein: MAEKRYFRQQNPFRVPTTDGKLIEEHIGLASTQTGTYSVAHMVAPPQWSEPHQNPQFDEITIVVRGRKRFEVDGDTIELGAGESLLIKAGARVRYSNPFEAECEYWSICVPAFSMDTVHREE; encoded by the coding sequence ATGGCTGAAAAACGGTATTTCCGGCAGCAAAACCCCTTCCGGGTTCCCACCACCGACGGCAAGCTCATCGAAGAACACATTGGGCTAGCCAGCACCCAAACGGGCACCTACAGCGTGGCCCACATGGTGGCCCCGCCCCAGTGGAGTGAGCCCCACCAGAACCCGCAGTTCGATGAAATTACCATCGTGGTGCGGGGCCGCAAGCGGTTCGAAGTGGATGGCGACACAATAGAGCTGGGCGCCGGCGAGTCGTTGCTGATTAAGGCTGGGGCCCGGGTGCGCTACTCTAACCCCTTCGAGGCCGAGTGCGAATACTGGTCGATTTGCGTGCCGGCCTTTTCGATGGACACGGTGCACCGGGAGGAATAG
- a CDS encoding Kazal-type serine protease inhibitor domain-containing protein — MFRFAAATGLFFSLLACNRTTPTASTPACIDPAKVRTDAVCTMQYDPVCGCDGKTYSNACVATNAGVTSFTKGECPAATTK; from the coding sequence ATGTTCCGATTTGCCGCAGCCACAGGGCTGTTTTTCTCTTTGCTAGCCTGCAACCGCACCACGCCCACGGCCAGCACGCCGGCCTGTATTGATCCGGCCAAAGTGCGCACTGATGCCGTGTGTACCATGCAGTACGACCCCGTGTGCGGCTGCGACGGCAAAACCTACTCTAATGCCTGCGTGGCCACCAATGCCGGCGTTACGTCCTTTACCAAGGGCGAGTGCCCGGCCGCTACCACCAAATAA
- a CDS encoding bifunctional 3-deoxy-7-phosphoheptulonate synthase/chorismate mutase type II: MESATTSQTFFTRLLAAKEQPLLIAGPCSAETEEQVLTTARDLKALGKIDLFRAGIWKPRTRPGSFEGVGVGGLNWLRRVKEEVGLPVTVEVATPRHVEDALAYGVDVLWIGARTTVNPFAVQELADALTGTQVPVMVKNPVNPDVALWAGALERLERAGITQLAAIHRGFSTFSPSRYRNAPTWQLAIELKTRFPHLPLICDPSHIGGKRDLLLPIAQKALDLDYDGLMIETHPDPDHAWSDAEQQVTPQRLGEILSELKYRYRSSDNADYLNKAEELRQKMDVADREIIEALARRMSLVEELAEYKKENNVKILQLDRWNEIFTSRLQWADKLHVNDKFVAELYKLIHLESIRKQTQILQRPD; encoded by the coding sequence ATGGAAAGCGCAACTACTTCCCAGACCTTTTTCACCCGGTTACTGGCCGCCAAAGAGCAGCCGCTGCTAATAGCGGGGCCCTGCAGCGCCGAAACCGAAGAACAGGTGCTGACTACCGCCCGTGACCTGAAGGCGCTAGGTAAAATCGACTTGTTTCGGGCTGGAATTTGGAAGCCCCGTACCCGGCCGGGCTCGTTTGAGGGAGTCGGAGTAGGCGGGCTGAACTGGTTGCGCCGGGTAAAAGAAGAGGTAGGCCTGCCCGTAACAGTAGAGGTTGCTACACCCCGGCACGTGGAAGACGCCCTGGCCTACGGCGTAGACGTGCTCTGGATTGGGGCCCGCACGACGGTCAATCCATTTGCCGTACAGGAGCTAGCCGACGCACTGACCGGTACCCAGGTACCGGTGATGGTAAAAAATCCGGTTAATCCGGATGTAGCGCTCTGGGCCGGGGCACTGGAGCGCCTGGAGCGGGCGGGTATTACCCAACTGGCGGCCATTCACCGCGGCTTCAGCACGTTTTCACCCTCACGCTACCGTAACGCCCCGACCTGGCAGCTGGCCATTGAGCTCAAAACCCGCTTTCCGCACCTGCCGCTGATCTGTGACCCCAGCCACATCGGGGGCAAGCGCGACTTGCTGTTGCCCATCGCCCAGAAAGCCCTGGATCTGGATTACGATGGGTTGATGATTGAAACCCACCCCGACCCGGACCACGCCTGGAGCGACGCTGAGCAACAGGTGACGCCTCAGCGCCTGGGTGAGATTCTCTCGGAGCTTAAATACCGCTACCGCTCCAGCGACAATGCCGACTACCTCAATAAGGCCGAGGAGCTACGCCAAAAAATGGACGTGGCCGACCGCGAGATTATTGAAGCCCTGGCCCGGCGTATGTCGCTGGTGGAGGAGTTAGCCGAATACAAGAAGGAGAATAACGTCAAGATTCTGCAGCTGGACCGCTGGAATGAAATCTTTACGTCCCGGCTGCAGTGGGCCGATAAGCTGCACGTCAATGATAAGTTTGTGGCCGAGCTCTACAAGCTGATTCACCTGGAAAGCATCCGCAAGCAAACCCAAATCCTGCAACGCCCGGACTAG
- the lysS gene encoding lysine--tRNA ligase yields the protein MQHLSEQEQIRRQKLEELQKLGIEPYPSELFDVNFYAQEILDNYHPELNNFQEVSLAGRLMSVRVKGKASFAELQDASGRIQLYINRDEICPGEDKELYNTVFKKLLDLGDFIGVKGHVFKTMVGETSVHVTGLTVLSKSLRPLPVVRRVVDEATGKETIYDAFTDPEARYRQRYVDLVVNPHVRDAFIKRTQLVQAMRNYLNDKGYLEVETPILQPLYGGAAARPFKTHHNTLDMTLYLRIANELYLKRLIVGGFDGVYEFSKDFRNEGMSRFHNPEFTQMELYVAYKDYYWMMDLVEEMVERVALALHGKTEVKVGENLINFQRPWKRFTMAESIEHFTGFNIDGKSEDELRAAAKELKVGLDPSMGKAKIIDEIFGEHVEPKLIQPTFITDYPVEMSPLAKKHRSKPGLVERFEAICNGKEICNAFSELNDPIDQRQRFEDQLELGKRGDTEAMVLDEDFLRALEYGMPPTAGLGIGIDRLSMIMTNSNSIQDVLFFPQMKPEYSKSENAPKPEGGE from the coding sequence ATGCAGCACCTCAGCGAACAGGAACAGATACGCCGCCAGAAGCTGGAGGAACTCCAAAAGCTCGGCATTGAGCCGTATCCGTCCGAGCTATTCGATGTCAACTTCTATGCCCAGGAAATCCTCGACAACTACCACCCCGAGCTTAATAACTTCCAGGAAGTAAGCCTGGCGGGCCGGCTGATGTCGGTGCGGGTGAAGGGCAAGGCCTCGTTTGCCGAGCTGCAGGACGCCTCGGGCCGCATTCAGCTCTACATCAACCGGGACGAAATCTGCCCCGGCGAAGACAAGGAGCTGTACAACACCGTGTTCAAGAAACTGCTCGACTTGGGTGACTTTATCGGGGTGAAAGGCCACGTGTTTAAGACCATGGTGGGTGAAACCTCCGTGCACGTAACGGGCCTGACGGTGCTCAGCAAAAGCCTGCGCCCCCTTCCCGTGGTACGTCGGGTGGTAGATGAAGCTACTGGCAAAGAAACTATTTACGACGCCTTTACCGACCCCGAGGCCCGCTACCGGCAGCGCTACGTGGATTTGGTGGTGAACCCGCACGTGCGCGACGCTTTCATTAAGCGGACCCAGCTGGTGCAGGCCATGCGCAACTACCTCAACGACAAAGGCTACCTCGAAGTCGAAACCCCGATCCTGCAGCCCCTCTACGGTGGTGCCGCCGCCCGCCCCTTCAAGACCCACCACAACACGCTGGACATGACGCTGTATCTGCGCATTGCCAACGAGCTGTACCTCAAGCGTCTCATCGTGGGCGGCTTCGATGGGGTCTATGAATTCTCGAAGGATTTTCGCAACGAGGGCATGAGCCGCTTCCACAACCCGGAGTTCACCCAGATGGAGCTCTACGTAGCCTACAAGGACTACTACTGGATGATGGACCTGGTGGAGGAAATGGTGGAGCGCGTAGCCTTAGCCTTGCACGGCAAAACCGAAGTGAAAGTGGGCGAGAACCTCATCAACTTTCAGCGTCCCTGGAAACGCTTCACCATGGCTGAGTCCATTGAGCACTTCACTGGCTTTAACATCGATGGCAAGAGCGAGGACGAGCTGCGGGCCGCGGCCAAGGAGCTCAAAGTGGGCCTCGACCCGAGCATGGGTAAAGCCAAAATCATCGACGAAATTTTCGGGGAGCACGTGGAGCCCAAGCTGATTCAGCCCACGTTTATCACCGACTACCCCGTGGAAATGTCGCCGCTGGCCAAGAAGCACCGCTCGAAGCCGGGTTTGGTGGAGCGTTTCGAGGCTATTTGCAACGGCAAGGAAATCTGCAACGCCTTCTCGGAGCTGAACGACCCCATCGACCAGCGGCAGCGCTTCGAAGACCAGCTGGAGCTGGGTAAGCGTGGCGACACCGAGGCTATGGTGCTCGACGAGGACTTCCTGCGGGCCCTGGAGTATGGCATGCCACCCACGGCCGGCCTGGGCATCGGCATCGACCGCCTCTCGATGATTATGACCAACTCCAACTCGATTCAGGACGTGTTGTTCTTTCCCCAGATGAAGCCCGAGTATAGCAAGTCGGAAAACGCGCCCAAGCCGGAAGGCGGCGAGTAA
- a CDS encoding YtxH domain-containing protein, with the protein MSYHEEDNSGKILLAALAGAGAGIIAGLLMAPDKGKATRENLRSAATKYSGTLGEQLSKYGEELDSKFKGYVEKLEDLGITGVGSSLNLKGDWNESKGKLKQQYAQLTDEDLEYTEGKGDELVGRLQSKLGKGKREITKLLNDL; encoded by the coding sequence ATGTCGTATCACGAAGAAGACAACTCGGGTAAAATCCTTTTGGCTGCTCTGGCTGGCGCTGGCGCCGGTATCATTGCTGGTTTGCTGATGGCTCCCGATAAAGGCAAAGCAACCCGCGAAAACCTGCGTAGCGCAGCTACCAAATACAGCGGCACGCTGGGCGAGCAGCTCTCGAAATATGGTGAAGAGCTGGATTCCAAATTCAAAGGCTACGTAGAAAAGCTCGAAGATCTGGGCATCACCGGCGTAGGCAGCAGCCTGAACCTGAAAGGTGACTGGAACGAGTCGAAAGGTAAGCTGAAGCAGCAGTACGCTCAGCTGACCGACGAAGACCTGGAGTACACCGAAGGCAAAGGCGACGAGCTCGTAGGCCGTCTGCAGAGCAAGCTGGGCAAAGGCAAGCGTGAAATCACGAAACTGCTGAACGACCTGTAA
- a CDS encoding Kazal-type serine protease inhibitor family protein gives MKRSLLLLSLVASLVSACQPTEVSPKMPEPTICLIGPDCVDSTKIKARPCTKEYEPLCGCNGKTYSNKCEAENAGVQLYTKGPCPTTNN, from the coding sequence ATGAAACGTTCTTTACTGCTTTTAAGCCTGGTGGCCAGCTTGGTTAGCGCTTGTCAACCGACGGAAGTGTCGCCCAAAATGCCTGAGCCCACCATTTGCCTGATTGGACCCGACTGTGTTGATTCAACCAAGATAAAAGCCCGGCCCTGCACCAAGGAGTACGAGCCTTTGTGTGGCTGCAACGGCAAGACCTACTCCAACAAGTGCGAGGCAGAAAACGCGGGAGTACAATTATATACGAAAGGCCCCTGCCCCACTACGAACAACTAG
- a CDS encoding YtxH domain-containing protein, translating to MKDNNGKVILSLLAGATAGVVAGLLLAPETGEETRTGLKKSASKWTDDLGKLLKDTLANIQLAKPADAATDATQESRSAADDVLSSMSQDTGTGASSHATTAANTPGATEETINPEASGTSEYGKSL from the coding sequence ATGAAAGACAACAATGGTAAAGTAATTCTCTCCCTGCTGGCCGGCGCCACCGCGGGAGTAGTAGCCGGCTTGCTGCTGGCCCCCGAAACCGGCGAGGAAACCCGCACCGGCCTGAAGAAGTCGGCTTCCAAGTGGACCGACGACCTGGGCAAGCTGCTCAAAGATACCTTGGCCAACATCCAGCTCGCCAAGCCCGCTGATGCTGCCACCGATGCTACCCAGGAAAGCCGCAGTGCTGCCGACGACGTGCTTAGCTCCATGAGCCAGGACACCGGCACGGGGGCCAGCTCCCACGCCACGACGGCCGCCAACACGCCTGGCGCTACCGAGGAAACTATCAACCCGGAAGCCTCAGGGACGAGCGAGTACGGCAAGTCGCTGTAA
- a CDS encoding proline dehydrogenase family protein translates to MPVTQSPPISFTDTAVAFASKSDLELRKMYALFAAMNNNTLVKTGGGLMKTALKWNLPVKFLIKKTIFEQFCGGETIRECLPVIEELGRYNIGTILDYSVEGEGNDKSFDQTRDEILATIDLAHRSTHIPFSVFKVTGVADSALLEKVQSGKTLTAAEQANYDRAKARVDAICARAHQYGVRVFVDAEESWFQDTIDNLAYEMMAKYNRESAIVWNTYQLYRHDRLEAIQHAYTAAVQGNYYLGGKLVRGAYMEKEGRVANQRGYRNPINPTKEATDQLYDDALRYCVTHADRISICAGTHNEASSLLLTELMHEANLRPGDPRIWFAQLYGMSDNLTYNLANAGYNTAKYVPYGPVESVMPYLLRRADENTAIAGQSSREFLLIQKEITRRKAQK, encoded by the coding sequence ATGCCAGTAACCCAATCTCCGCCCATTTCCTTTACCGACACGGCCGTAGCCTTCGCTTCCAAATCGGACCTTGAGCTGCGCAAGATGTACGCCCTGTTCGCCGCCATGAACAATAATACCCTGGTCAAGACCGGGGGTGGGCTGATGAAAACGGCCCTAAAATGGAATCTGCCGGTAAAGTTTCTGATCAAGAAAACCATCTTCGAGCAGTTCTGCGGCGGCGAAACCATCCGGGAATGCCTGCCGGTTATTGAGGAGCTGGGCCGCTACAACATCGGCACTATCCTCGACTACTCCGTGGAAGGTGAAGGCAACGACAAGAGCTTCGACCAAACCCGGGACGAAATTCTGGCTACTATTGACTTGGCCCACCGCTCTACCCACATTCCTTTTTCAGTTTTTAAAGTGACGGGCGTAGCTGATAGTGCCCTGCTGGAAAAGGTGCAGAGTGGCAAAACCCTCACCGCCGCCGAGCAAGCAAACTACGACCGGGCCAAAGCCCGCGTAGACGCCATCTGCGCCCGCGCCCACCAGTATGGCGTCCGCGTTTTTGTTGATGCTGAGGAAAGCTGGTTCCAGGATACCATTGATAATTTGGCCTACGAGATGATGGCCAAGTACAACCGCGAGTCGGCCATCGTCTGGAACACCTACCAGCTGTATCGCCACGACCGGCTGGAGGCCATTCAGCACGCTTACACCGCGGCGGTGCAGGGTAATTACTACCTGGGCGGCAAGCTGGTGCGCGGGGCCTATATGGAGAAGGAAGGCCGCGTGGCCAACCAGCGGGGCTACCGGAACCCGATTAACCCCACCAAAGAAGCTACCGACCAGCTGTATGATGATGCTCTGCGCTACTGCGTAACCCACGCCGACCGGATCAGCATCTGCGCTGGCACGCACAATGAGGCCAGCTCTCTGCTGCTGACCGAGCTTATGCATGAGGCCAATCTGCGCCCCGGCGACCCGCGCATTTGGTTTGCCCAGCTCTATGGCATGAGCGACAACCTCACCTACAATCTAGCCAATGCCGGCTACAATACGGCCAAATATGTACCCTACGGTCCTGTTGAGTCGGTGATGCCCTACTTGCTGCGGCGCGCCGATGAGAACACAGCTATTGCGGGCCAGAGCAGCCGCGAGTTTCTGCTAATTCAAAAAGAAATAACCCGCCGCAAGGCTCAGAAATAG
- a CDS encoding carboxy terminal-processing peptidase, translating to MSSPRLKIGLYASLVLAVFVLASYKLYRRNDASPPQKDEVLIKAMLQGLSAAHYQPEKVDDNFSKRVFDLYLKRLDYNKKFLLQSDVAQLRKYQNDIDDQVRRGTHEFLDLSTKLMEQRTKDIQALYRDILAKPFDFTKEESFETEADKMVFAADAAAQREEWRKYLKYQTLIRVSEMMDEQKKKKDKPLASTSVQPSAATTSEPTRTPAEMEAEARKRVLKYFDEQFKDMAQTDANERLAVYANTIANTYDPHTEYFAPRDKESFDVAMTGRFEGIGASLQEKDGQIKVSDVIPGSASYRQGELKAGDIILRVAQGAAEPVSVEGLRLDKAVALIKGKKGTEVRLTVKKPDASTKIISIIRDVVVLKETYAQSATIQENGKKIGYLRLPTFYADFNDNGGRSSAEDVKKELEKLRQENVDGIVFDLRSNGGGSLQDAVEMAGLFVESGPVVQVRSPQGAPSILNDRDPRVQYSGPLVVLVNKFSASASEILAAAMQDYKRGVIMGASTYGKGTVQRIFDLDDMLGDFSSLKPFGSLKLTTQKFYRINGGSTQFKGVVPDIALPDAYSYLDQGEKESDYPLKWDEITPARYKAWNAAPAVDKLRTASQARVASSPSFKLMNEMVQRMRKRKDDTMVSLKLTAFRAEQEQAKAESEKYEAVQKAAQPLAIAPLAVDMRQLGSDTVEVNRAGRFTKNLKNDITLREAVAVIKDQL from the coding sequence ATGTCTTCCCCCCGACTGAAAATAGGCCTGTATGCCTCGTTGGTGCTGGCAGTCTTCGTGCTGGCTTCCTATAAGCTATATCGGCGTAATGATGCTAGCCCGCCCCAAAAGGATGAGGTGCTGATCAAAGCTATGCTCCAGGGGCTTAGTGCTGCCCACTACCAGCCCGAAAAGGTTGACGACAACTTTTCCAAACGGGTATTTGACCTGTACCTGAAGCGCCTCGACTACAACAAGAAGTTTCTCTTGCAGTCGGATGTCGCTCAGCTGCGCAAATACCAGAACGATATTGATGACCAGGTACGCCGGGGCACCCACGAGTTTCTGGACCTGAGCACCAAGCTCATGGAACAGCGCACCAAGGATATTCAAGCCCTCTACCGCGACATCCTGGCTAAGCCGTTCGACTTCACGAAGGAGGAGTCGTTTGAGACGGAAGCCGATAAAATGGTTTTTGCGGCCGACGCGGCTGCTCAGCGCGAAGAATGGCGCAAATATCTGAAGTACCAGACCCTGATTCGGGTGTCGGAAATGATGGACGAGCAAAAAAAGAAGAAGGATAAGCCATTGGCTTCCACTTCCGTGCAGCCCTCGGCCGCCACTACCTCGGAGCCCACGCGTACTCCCGCCGAAATGGAGGCTGAAGCCCGCAAGCGGGTGCTTAAGTACTTCGACGAGCAGTTCAAGGACATGGCCCAGACCGATGCCAATGAGCGGCTGGCCGTGTATGCTAATACCATTGCCAATACTTACGACCCTCATACCGAGTACTTTGCTCCCCGCGACAAAGAAAGCTTCGACGTAGCCATGACCGGCCGCTTCGAAGGTATTGGGGCCTCGCTGCAGGAAAAAGACGGTCAGATCAAAGTGTCGGACGTTATTCCGGGTTCGGCCTCGTACCGCCAGGGTGAGCTGAAGGCTGGTGACATTATCCTGCGTGTGGCGCAGGGTGCGGCCGAGCCGGTTTCGGTAGAAGGCTTGCGCCTAGACAAAGCCGTAGCGCTGATTAAAGGCAAGAAGGGCACAGAAGTACGTCTGACGGTGAAAAAGCCTGATGCCAGCACCAAGATTATTTCCATCATCCGCGACGTGGTGGTGCTGAAAGAAACCTACGCTCAGTCGGCTACCATTCAGGAGAATGGCAAAAAAATCGGCTATCTCCGCCTGCCTACATTCTACGCCGACTTCAATGACAACGGTGGCCGTAGCTCGGCTGAGGACGTGAAGAAGGAACTGGAAAAGCTGCGTCAGGAAAATGTGGACGGCATCGTGTTTGATCTGCGCTCCAACGGCGGCGGCTCCTTGCAAGACGCTGTGGAAATGGCTGGTCTTTTCGTAGAGAGCGGCCCCGTAGTGCAGGTTCGTTCGCCCCAGGGAGCCCCTAGTATCCTTAACGACCGGGACCCACGCGTACAGTATAGCGGCCCTCTAGTAGTGCTTGTAAACAAGTTTAGTGCTTCGGCTTCTGAGATTTTGGCCGCTGCGATGCAAGACTACAAGCGCGGCGTGATTATGGGTGCCAGCACGTATGGCAAAGGCACGGTGCAGCGCATCTTCGACCTCGATGATATGCTGGGTGACTTCAGCAGTCTGAAGCCCTTCGGCTCGCTGAAGCTAACGACCCAGAAGTTTTACCGCATTAATGGTGGCTCAACGCAGTTCAAGGGGGTAGTACCCGATATTGCGCTGCCAGATGCGTACAGCTACCTCGACCAGGGCGAAAAGGAATCGGATTACCCGCTGAAGTGGGATGAAATCACGCCGGCTCGCTACAAGGCCTGGAATGCAGCTCCGGCTGTTGACAAGCTGCGCACGGCTAGCCAAGCCCGCGTAGCTAGTAGCCCGAGCTTCAAGCTGATGAATGAAATGGTGCAGCGCATGCGCAAGCGTAAGGACGACACGATGGTGTCGCTGAAGCTCACCGCGTTCCGCGCTGAACAGGAGCAGGCCAAAGCTGAGTCAGAAAAGTACGAAGCCGTACAGAAAGCCGCTCAGCCCCTGGCCATTGCTCCCTTAGCTGTGGACATGCGGCAACTGGGCTCTGATACGGTAGAAGTAAACCGTGCTGGCCGCTTCACCAAGAACCTGAAGAACGATATTACCCTACGCGAAGCCGTAGCAGTAATCAAAGACCAGCTGTAA